The following DNA comes from Xiphias gladius isolate SHS-SW01 ecotype Sanya breed wild chromosome 10, ASM1685928v1, whole genome shotgun sequence.
AACACCTGTCCCCTCTGCCCCTGCACCTTATTAATGTCAGCCCTGTGGCCAACGCGCTGTTGGAGTGGTTGGCCCACTTTGAGGTTTGCAATGGGGATAATAGAGCTAGGGCTGTGCATTTTTGTTGGACAGTTTGTCGCTGTTCAGTCAGTGATAAAAGCGCAGGATGGTGCATTTGCCCAGAATTCTCCAAGCTTTTTTGAAAACCTCATGCGTTTTCCATTTGAAAGAAACTTTGATTTCACGCCATATGACACCATCTTCAGCTCCTGGCGAACCCGGACCCCCGACTTTCACATGCTTGCTGAGTTACCTCCCGTCATGAAAGTTCCCAGAATACAGGTGTTTTGTGACGAATCTCAGCTAACTGTGCTGGTTGACAAGAGATCTGATGGTGTCATGCTGACTGTGGAGGAGATGCAGTTGGGTGATGGCTGCTATAGCAACAGAGAGCAACCAAACCAATTTGTCTTCACTTACAGTGTTAATGAGTGTGGAACTTCACATGTGGTGAGTTGACCGCATTCTTTTCTAGTTACTTTATTTCCACACTTTTTGGAAAGGATATTCTGAAACCACTCTGTCTTGCAGATACAGAATGGCTTGAAGATGTTCACTAACTCTCTCCACTTGAATGTCAAAAAACCTCTCGCCAACTGGTGGCAAACTCCTTCCACAGTGCACATCTCCTGCATCCCAAACAGGTGAGCTACCAAAACATCTGTTAGTGGTTTAAAAATAACCATACTAAAAGTGAGTGCATGTCTTTTAAGGTCTTATGATCATCCCGGCTTCTTTGACTCACCGACGCCCCCTGAGAATGCGAAGGGCTTTAACATCAGACTAATGAATCGTGAGTAATGAGTCAAAAAGATGCTGCTCAGCTGACACGTTCATTTGCAGACACAAATGTTTGCTgtctcatttccagcagcatcCTGGACCAGCTCCGCAGAGTCAAATGTCTATAAAAGAGGCCAAATTGTCAACCTCCAGGTTTCTGCCGAAACCAGGCCTGATCAGCAGCTGTCCATCCAGTCCTGCTTTGTCTCTGCATCCCCTGAGCTTCAGACTAAACCCCGGCATGCAGTCATAATGAATAAAGGGTAGGCAGCCACGCAGGTATTCATCTCTCCACTGTTATGTCTGAATTTCTAATCACCTGGGATACCGTTTCTCTGTGCCAGGTGCACATCCCCATCGGGTTCTCCTCATCCTGTCACACAGTTTGTGGCCTCCAGCAGAGGGGATGTGGTTAATTTTGTTCTGAACACGTCTTATCTAATTTCAGAGGTGAGTGTTTTATAAAATGGTCTCACTGACAGGTCTCTGGTTTCTCCTGTTTAGCTGTATGACCTTCTGAACTCTTTTTCCCTTGAAGCTGTACATCCACTGTAGTGTGCTCATCTCTGACCAGGGTGTCACCTCTGGCTCCAAATCCTGCAACTACAATGTAATCCAGTCAAGGTACAGTACCGGAATACacataaaactgtatattttgagTGTCATTACTTACTGatattcatttttccatttcagatgGGAAGACCTGAGTGGAGATGTTGAGGTGTGTCAGTGCTGTAGCTCAAAGTGTAAAGGCCAATCAGTCAGACACCTTCCTGAAGGTCAGTGCTgtggatcttttttttctaaaatataagTGCAATAATAAATGGACTTGAGGGTATTTCTGATCCATGGCTCACATGTCATTTCAGATGCCAAGGCTATAGTTGGCACTGGTCCCTTAGTCATTGTGGACAAAGACATTGAGATGAGCTCTGACGTCTCTGAGCCACAGGAAACCACCCCCGCCCCTATTACTGACTCCATGTTGTCTGATGCTGCAGTGATGGACCCAATCATTTCTGGTACTTCTGTATCAAGAAGCAAGTTCTCCTCTCCACCACAGGGTGTAGTGGTTGTGAGTCAGGACCCAGTTGCCAGACTGACCCTCTGGCTACCTGGAGAGGCGCAGGATACTGAACAGAGCAACAGTATCGGTTCTGAGTCTGAAGACAGTTTGACAGTTCAGTTAAAGGCTGGCGACATGGTGTCAAATGGCCTTCCTGTGCCACAACCTTCACCCACAGATCAGGAGTCTCATCTGAATCCACCCACAAACAAGATCcaaggtcaaaattttaatgaattaaaaagcGATGCTTCTCTGGATCTAAATTTTCTTACATTGGTTCCTCTAAAACCTATCAAAGCAGCTATTGCAGAGGAATCTCCAAGACAAAAGTGGTTTGAAAGATCTGGAATGTTTGGCAGAGACGTTCTCAAAGTAAACATCCCCCCGCCAGCTGAGATGTATGCAAATGACCTACACCAGATTGCTTTTAACCAAATGGTAGATGAGCTGTTTCAAATGCAGGCAGATGGTGCTGTGATGCCCCAAGAAGAAACAAATGATGTCCAACCACTAATTCGTTCAAAACTCCAGTTTGCCAAAGGCGTGGATGGGTCGCAGACCCTGAGTTATGAGGAAGAGGTGGCGAAGCAACAAGAGGGAAAAGGTGTGAGCCGAAGATGTGGAATGGACtgggttaaaagaaaccaggaGCCCAGGCAGAAGGGACTGCGCTCAACTTTCCTGGATTTGTTGCGgtatcttaattttttatttttatttttttttttgtgtaatgtcAGTATGTTATATGCCTGTGCATgggattaatttttttttctcattctcagGAGGATGGACAAAGCAGAATAACTGCATCTTCAGAATATTTTATAATGGTACTTGAACTGAATAAATTTATTGAGCAATAATCcagccttttctttcttttctttttttttttttttaaaagacccCGGTCTGTTCAATGTCATTCCCAAATTTTTGATTAAAGACGcaaagcaagttttttttcactcacatCTGTAAACGAGCCTTGAAAACCTAAGGAAACCCTGTCCATAGTACGGTTTCAGTGAAGCCTCTTGTAGCTCTTCCCACCCAGATGTCGCTGTGGGGAGCTGGGCTCTGTAGTTGGGACAGCACAGTGTGCGCTCTCCCTTTTACACCGCATGCTCGGTGTTTTTTCTATCCCAAGTTTGACCCTGGCCACTATTTCCTCCGCACTGCCACTCTCTATAAAGTGCCCATGCTTTCCTCACGCAGTCTCTTTCCCCGGCCACAAAACAACCGTGAGTGTCTAACTCACTGTTcttgaaaaacttaaaataaaaataat
Coding sequences within:
- the zpcx gene encoding zona pellucida protein C, with amino-acid sequence MGIIELGLCIFVGQFVAVQSVIKAQDGAFAQNSPSFFENLMRFPFERNFDFTPYDTIFSSWRTRTPDFHMLAELPPVMKVPRIQVFCDESQLTVLVDKRSDGVMLTVEEMQLGDGCYSNREQPNQFVFTYSVNECGTSHVIQNGLKMFTNSLHLNVKKPLANWWQTPSTVHISCIPNRSYDHPGFFDSPTPPENAKGFNIRLMNPSWTSSAESNVYKRGQIVNLQVSAETRPDQQLSIQSCFVSASPELQTKPRHAVIMNKGCTSPSGSPHPVTQFVASSRGDVVNFVLNTSYLISELYIHCSVLISDQGVTSGSKSCNYNVIQSRWEDLSGDVEVCQCCSSKCKGQSVRHLPEDAKAIVGTGPLVIVDKDIEMSSDVSEPQETTPAPITDSMLSDAAVMDPIISGTSVSRSKFSSPPQGVVVVSQDPVARLTLWLPGEAQDTEQSNSIGSESEDSLTVQLKAGDMVSNGLPVPQPSPTDQESHLNPPTNKIQGQNFNELKSDASLDLNFLTLVPLKPIKAAIAEESPRQKWFERSGMFGRDVLKVNIPPPAEMYANDLHQIAFNQMVDELFQMQADGAVMPQEETNDVQPLIRSKLQFAKGVDGSQTLSYEEEVAKQQEGKGVSRRCGMDWVKRNQEPRQKGLRSTFLDLLRRMDKAE